Proteins found in one Zea mays cultivar B73 chromosome 1, Zm-B73-REFERENCE-NAM-5.0, whole genome shotgun sequence genomic segment:
- the LOC103636662 gene encoding uncharacterized protein, producing the protein MAETVGSIVVGEVVNRTSSFILSKHRERLSTREGIERLEMAYVKMEAALELSSRPGRWQQQATATATDASLLRWRRRLRRAADECDAALRRLKLRELQEEDARARLARAPLPRRVARALLCLASALLLLARGGGDDEHSRARAAVQRFERLAGGAAEFLRCAQLGVAPRRCGGGGLSLGGSLVNARATSTRGCRVVLSQHRHRFLGVGPASPAEVWVDSEPCRA; encoded by the coding sequence ATGGCAGAGACGGTCGGGTCCATCGTCGTCGGCGAGGTGGTGAACCGGACCTCCTCCTTCATTCTCAGCAAGCACAGGGAGCGTCTGAGCAcgcgcgaaggcatcgagcgcctGGAGATGGCGTACGTAAAGATGGAGGCCGCGCTGGAGCTGTCCAGCCGCCCCGGCCGTTGGCAGCAGcaggccaccgccaccgccaccgacGCGTCTCTGCTCCGCTGGCGCCGCAGACTGCGGCGCGCCGCGGACGAGTGCGACGCCGCGCTGCGCCGGTTGAAGCTGCGCGAGCTGCAGGAGGAGGACGCCCGGGCGAGGCTGGCGCGGGCGCCGCTCCCGCGCCGCGTCGCGCGCGCGCTCCTGTGCCtcgcgtcggcgctcctgctgctcgcccgcggcggcggcgacgacgagcaCTCCCGCGCACGCGCCGCCGTCCAGAGGTTCGAGCGGCTGGCCGGCGGTGCCGCCGAGTTCCTCAGGTGCGCACAGCTCGGCGTTGCGCCGCGGaggtgcggcggcggcggcctgtCGTTGGGAGGCTCGCTGGTGAACGCGCGAGCTACGTCTACGAGAGGCTGCAGGGTGGTCCTCAGTCAGCATCGGCACCGCTTCTTGGGCGTCGGGCCCGCGAGTCCGGCGGAGGTTTGGGTGGACAGCGAGCCCTGCCGTGCTTAA